Proteins encoded by one window of Pseudomonadota bacterium:
- a CDS encoding outer membrane protein transport protein encodes MRKILFLLLIFLPSNTFGAAFLIYNQDTKANGMGMAAASSIDNPSAIFYNPALLVYQKGFGISMGDTIIIPDTHFDDLLTGKRVSARPKTHHLPNLYIKYTKDDLSFGVGMFSPFGLSTEWPKGWVGRYINTFAEIRTTYINPVIAYRVNNYL; translated from the coding sequence ATGAGAAAAATACTTTTCCTCTTGCTCATCTTTCTCCCTTCAAATACCTTTGGGGCTGCGTTTCTCATATATAACCAGGATACCAAGGCAAATGGAATGGGGATGGCCGCAGCTTCTTCCATAGACAATCCATCTGCTATATTTTACAATCCTGCCCTGCTTGTCTATCAGAAAGGCTTCGGTATTTCGATGGGAGACACAATAATCATACCGGACACGCACTTCGACGACCTTCTCACAGGGAAAAGGGTTAGTGCAAGGCCTAAAACACATCATCTCCCTAACCTTTACATTAAATACACTAAAGACGACCTTTCTTTCGGTGTGGGCATGTTTTCTCCCTTCGGTCTATCTACTGAATGGCCAAAAGGTTGGGTTGGCAGATATATAAACACCTTTGCTGAAATAAGAACCACATACATAAATCCTGTAATTGCGTATAGAGTAAATAACTATCTCT
- a CDS encoding OmpA family protein — protein MKIKSFGFVLLIIAIGISLSGCGCFMQAMKGETAPPAAPGAKVVAPEAKKEIPVQEVAKVGVVLKDVNFDFDKYNIRPGDAEILKQNLDWFKASANKKVRIEGNCDERGTVEYNLVLGQKRADSTKGYLINLGVDGKLLGTISYGKEKPVDPGHNEAAWAKNRRAHFLPLQ, from the coding sequence ATGAAAATAAAATCATTTGGCTTTGTACTATTGATTATTGCAATAGGAATATCTTTAAGCGGATGTGGATGTTTTATGCAAGCAATGAAAGGTGAAACTGCTCCGCCAGCAGCACCAGGGGCAAAGGTTGTTGCCCCTGAAGCGAAAAAAGAGATCCCCGTTCAGGAAGTTGCTAAAGTAGGCGTTGTGCTTAAGGATGTTAATTTTGATTTTGATAAATACAACATAAGGCCCGGGGATGCAGAAATATTGAAACAGAACCTTGACTGGTTTAAGGCAAGTGCGAATAAAAAGGTGAGAATTGAAGGGAATTGTGATGAGAGAGGTACAGTTGAGTACAACCTCGTCCTTGGCCAAAAAAGAGCAGATTCTACCAAGGGTTATCTTATAAACCTTGGAGTAGATGGAAAGCTCCTCGGGACAATAAGCTATGGAAAAGAGAAACCTGTCGATCCAGGGCACAACGAGGCAGCATGGGCAAAAAATAGAAGGGCTCATTTCTTGCCACTTCAGTAA